One genomic segment of Desulfuromonas acetoxidans DSM 684 includes these proteins:
- the nifE gene encoding nitrogenase iron-molybdenum cofactor biosynthesis protein NifE, translating to MSDKPKIKDLLDESACEHNATKKKACNTTTPGATSGGCAFEGAQISLFPYADAAHLVHGPLTCLSSSWETRATPTSYEGRDMTQMGFTTAVTTNDVIFGGEDKLYDGIVYVMEHYDPKAIFVYSTCVTAMIGDDIDVVCRHAEKKFNIPIVPVHAPGFVGGKNLGSRLGGEAVLKNLIGRKEPQGDVSHAINLIGDYNVTGDMWQYKPILDELGIRILSTLSGDGRIDEICTAHRAKLNVIVCAKSLVTFTRKMKERYGIPFVSVSFYGQRDTTNAIMAIAEGIGDPELIERTRKVLAREEQRLDEQLTPYRELFKGKKAVLNTGGNKSWSIASALQDLGIEVVATSVRKATEADKEKAREYLGENGVLMTNPGAEQAKMIDKFKADLLLAGGRSLYTAIKKGISFIDVNQEKKKSYGAYNGLLSLAEDVKNALENPVFRCVRKEVPWEK from the coding sequence GTGTCTGATAAACCAAAAATTAAAGATCTGCTTGATGAAAGTGCCTGCGAGCACAACGCGACCAAAAAGAAAGCGTGCAATACGACAACGCCCGGTGCCACCAGTGGTGGCTGTGCGTTCGAAGGCGCGCAAATTTCCCTGTTCCCCTATGCGGATGCCGCCCATCTGGTGCATGGTCCGCTGACCTGCTTGAGTTCTTCCTGGGAAACCCGGGCCACTCCGACCAGTTATGAGGGCCGGGACATGACTCAGATGGGCTTTACCACGGCTGTCACCACCAATGATGTCATCTTTGGCGGTGAAGATAAGCTGTACGATGGCATCGTCTATGTGATGGAGCACTATGATCCGAAGGCGATATTTGTCTATTCCACCTGCGTAACGGCGATGATCGGTGATGATATTGATGTTGTGTGTCGCCATGCTGAGAAGAAATTTAACATCCCGATTGTGCCGGTGCATGCGCCGGGGTTTGTCGGCGGCAAAAACCTCGGCAGTCGTCTCGGTGGTGAAGCCGTGCTCAAGAACCTCATTGGGCGCAAGGAGCCGCAGGGCGATGTGAGCCATGCCATCAACCTGATTGGTGATTACAATGTCACCGGCGATATGTGGCAGTACAAACCGATTCTCGATGAACTGGGTATTCGTATCCTCTCCACGTTGAGCGGTGACGGTCGAATTGATGAAATCTGTACCGCTCATCGCGCCAAACTTAACGTTATTGTCTGTGCCAAATCCCTGGTCACGTTTACCCGCAAGATGAAAGAGCGTTACGGCATTCCGTTTGTTTCGGTGTCATTTTACGGTCAGCGCGATACCACCAACGCCATCATGGCGATTGCTGAGGGGATCGGTGATCCGGAGCTGATCGAACGTACCCGCAAGGTGTTGGCTCGTGAGGAGCAACGCCTCGATGAACAACTCACGCCTTACCGGGAACTGTTTAAAGGCAAAAAGGCGGTTCTCAACACCGGCGGTAACAAGTCGTGGTCGATTGCTTCGGCGTTGCAGGATCTTGGTATTGAGGTGGTTGCTACCTCAGTGCGCAAAGCGACGGAGGCCGATAAGGAAAAGGCGCGCGAATACCTCGGTGAAAACGGCGTGCTGATGACCAACCCCGGTGCCGAACAAGCCAAGATGATCGATAAGTTCAAGGCTGATCTGTTGTTGGCCGGTGGTCGCAGTCTGTACACGGCGATCAAAAAGGGGATCTCGTTCATCGACGTAAATCAAGAAAAAAAGAAAAGTTACGGCGCTTACAATGGACTGCTCAGCCTGGCTGAGGATGTGAAGAATGCGCTGGAGAATCCGGTATTCCGTTGTGTGCGCAAGGAGGTTCCATGGGAGAAATAA
- the nifN gene encoding nitrogenase iron-molybdenum cofactor biosynthesis protein NifN produces MGEIIHKNTKPLQVNPFRLTQPMGAVLAFLGVDQCMPLMHGAQGCTSFTKVFMTRHFCEPIAIQTTAVSDAVAVLDGGDYSISEAVKNITGKISPSLVGLHTTGLPETKGDDIRGVSKLIDFPLVYVNTPDYEGAMESGWALTTKALIDQLTEEQSAINERKVVLLPHVSLTPLEVEKIQQFIAAFGLEVVAVPDLSTSLDGHLGDGQAALSKGGVTVDAIRILADAGHVLTIGDSMRDVAKALQKKNPQVAHEHFPHVNGLDATDALAAHLLKITGMQRPPQQIIRWRQRLQDAMLDSHFSLGQTRFILAGEPDQMAALSQSLYDAGGRIPLCVVSSDSSILDKIKADRVVVGDLEDVEVALDEADVVLSNFHAERLAHHAGKGLMLRGMPNWEQVGNALKVDVLYEGGAYFLCEAANLAEEWRVQHVRRRDEDALKKGCQK; encoded by the coding sequence ATGGGAGAAATAATTCATAAAAATACCAAGCCGTTGCAGGTGAATCCGTTTCGTCTTACCCAACCGATGGGAGCGGTTCTGGCCTTTCTCGGTGTTGATCAATGTATGCCTCTGATGCATGGGGCGCAGGGTTGTACGTCGTTTACCAAGGTGTTCATGACCCGCCATTTTTGTGAGCCCATCGCTATTCAGACCACTGCGGTCAGTGATGCGGTGGCTGTGCTCGATGGTGGCGATTACAGCATCAGTGAAGCGGTGAAAAATATCACCGGAAAAATCTCTCCGTCTCTGGTTGGCCTGCACACCACCGGATTGCCGGAAACCAAGGGCGACGATATTCGCGGCGTGTCGAAATTGATTGATTTTCCCTTGGTTTATGTCAATACGCCGGATTACGAAGGGGCCATGGAAAGTGGCTGGGCGTTAACCACCAAAGCATTGATTGATCAGTTGACCGAAGAGCAGAGCGCCATCAATGAACGCAAGGTGGTGTTGTTGCCGCATGTCAGCCTGACACCGCTGGAGGTGGAGAAGATCCAGCAGTTCATTGCCGCCTTCGGTCTTGAGGTGGTCGCCGTTCCGGATCTGTCCACCTCATTGGATGGCCATCTCGGTGACGGGCAGGCCGCGTTGAGCAAGGGCGGTGTGACGGTTGACGCGATCCGCATTCTAGCCGATGCCGGTCATGTGCTGACCATTGGTGATTCAATGCGTGATGTGGCCAAAGCGCTGCAGAAAAAGAATCCGCAGGTGGCGCATGAGCATTTTCCCCATGTCAATGGGCTGGATGCCACGGATGCCCTGGCCGCGCATCTGTTGAAGATCACCGGCATGCAGCGTCCACCGCAACAGATTATCCGTTGGCGACAGCGGTTGCAGGACGCCATGCTCGACAGCCATTTTTCACTGGGACAGACCCGGTTTATTTTGGCGGGTGAGCCCGACCAGATGGCGGCATTGTCCCAATCGCTTTACGATGCCGGGGGGCGGATTCCTTTATGCGTGGTCAGCAGTGATTCGTCCATTCTTGATAAAATCAAAGCGGACCGTGTGGTGGTTGGCGACCTCGAAGATGTTGAAGTGGCATTGGATGAAGCCGACGTCGTGCTGAGTAATTTTCATGCGGAACGGCTGGCGCATCATGCCGGAAAAGGGTTGATGTTACGTGGGATGCCCAACTGGGAGCAGGTGGGTAATGCCCTGAAGGTTGACGTGCTCTACGAAGGGGGCGCGTACTTTTTATGTGAGGCGGCGAATCTGGCCGAAGAATGGCGTGTTCAGCATGTTCGGCGCCGCGACGAAGACGCTTTGAAAAAAGGATGTCAAAAATGA
- the cowN gene encoding N(2)-fixation sustaining protein CowN, translated as MTVTQEPDRYVSFEGIDCEGNSKLLMCMLKKHLEDPSKNNAFWEMFTDKLGKAERGETVNGIQIDELFLIHAYINNLQDFFEDHEDDVAMTLLKKIERECC; from the coding sequence ATGACTGTGACTCAAGAACCGGACCGCTATGTGTCCTTCGAAGGGATCGATTGTGAAGGCAACTCGAAACTGTTGATGTGCATGCTGAAAAAACATCTGGAAGACCCCAGTAAAAACAACGCGTTCTGGGAGATGTTTACCGATAAACTCGGTAAGGCCGAACGGGGTGAGACCGTTAATGGCATTCAGATCGATGAGTTGTTCCTGATTCATGCCTACATCAATAATTTGCAGGATTTTTTCGAAGACCACGAAGATGATGTGGCCATGACTCTGTTGAAAAAAATTGAACGAGAGTGTTGTTGA
- a CDS encoding O-acetylhomoserine aminocarboxypropyltransferase/cysteine synthase family protein: MSTHIETQVLHAGYQPDPTTGSRAVPVYRTSSYQFRDTEHAANLFALKELGNIYTRLMNPTTDVLEQRVAALEGGAGALALASGTSAIFYSIINLAQAGDEIVASSHLYGGSYTQFNDILPQLGIKVVFVDPADPHNFAEAITDKTKAVFTEVIGNPKLDVADIEALATIAHDHGLPLIVDSTFATPYLLRPIDHGADIVIHSLTKWLGGHGAGIGGIVVDAGRFDWTTGKHPLLSEPDPSYHGIRYATDLGELNPLAYILRMRLVPLRNLGACISPDNSWFFLQGIETLPLRMERHSENALKVARFLRDHPQVDWVSYPGLEDDPSYAKAQKYLKKGCGAMVVFGINGGEKAGQNFIERLQLFSHLANVGDARSLAIHPTSTTHAQLTTEQQASGGITPELIRLSIGVEHIEDILADLEQALTTTA; the protein is encoded by the coding sequence ATGAGCACACACATTGAGACCCAGGTTCTCCACGCGGGCTATCAGCCTGATCCAACCACCGGCAGTCGCGCGGTTCCCGTGTACCGCACCAGTTCCTATCAGTTTCGTGATACCGAACATGCGGCCAATCTGTTTGCCCTCAAAGAGCTGGGCAACATTTATACGCGTCTGATGAACCCGACCACTGATGTGCTGGAACAACGGGTTGCCGCCCTGGAAGGTGGTGCCGGTGCTCTGGCTCTGGCATCGGGCACCAGTGCGATTTTCTACAGCATTATCAATCTGGCCCAGGCCGGTGACGAGATCGTCGCTTCCAGCCATCTTTACGGCGGCAGTTACACCCAGTTCAATGACATCCTGCCGCAATTGGGGATCAAGGTGGTGTTTGTCGACCCGGCCGATCCGCACAATTTTGCCGAAGCCATCACCGACAAGACCAAAGCCGTGTTTACCGAGGTGATTGGCAATCCCAAGCTGGATGTGGCTGATATCGAAGCTCTGGCCACCATTGCCCACGATCACGGCCTGCCGCTGATTGTTGACAGCACCTTTGCCACACCGTATCTGCTGCGGCCGATTGATCATGGGGCAGATATCGTTATTCACTCGCTGACCAAATGGCTCGGCGGCCATGGTGCCGGGATTGGTGGTATTGTTGTTGATGCCGGTCGCTTTGATTGGACGACGGGCAAGCATCCGTTGCTCAGTGAGCCTGATCCCAGTTACCATGGGATTCGTTATGCGACAGACCTTGGAGAACTCAATCCACTGGCCTATATTCTGCGCATGAGACTGGTGCCACTGCGCAACCTTGGTGCCTGCATTTCGCCGGATAATTCGTGGTTTTTCCTGCAGGGCATTGAGACCTTGCCACTGCGCATGGAGCGACACAGCGAAAATGCGCTGAAAGTGGCGCGTTTTCTCAGAGACCATCCGCAGGTGGATTGGGTGAGCTATCCCGGTCTTGAAGATGATCCGTCTTACGCCAAGGCGCAGAAATATCTGAAAAAAGGCTGTGGTGCGATGGTTGTCTTTGGTATTAACGGTGGCGAAAAGGCGGGCCAAAATTTTATTGAACGGCTGCAACTGTTTTCGCACCTGGCCAATGTCGGTGATGCCCGCAGTCTGGCGATCCACCCGACGTCGACCACCCATGCCCAGTTGACCACCGAGCAGCAGGCGTCTGGTGGTATTACGCCGGAGCTGATTCGTCTGTCGATCGGTGTGGAGCATATCGAAGATATTCTGGCTGATCTGGAGCAGGCTCTGACGACTACAGCTTGA
- a CDS encoding RluA family pseudouridine synthase, translating to MAISRYCSKLVLPHAQPPYPDLVAFLAGYFPHVTYEEWARRVDDGKVLDADQQPLGRDGYRPQQVIYYYREVEEQPLIPFAETILYQDDALLVACKPHFLPVHPGGRYVTENLVYRLRLATGNDQLAPVHRIDRFTAGLVLFAQRSEDRARYNALFSQGNIKKRYDAVAHCPEEPQQRHWQVANRIEQGDPWFRWQVVAGDVNARSSIELLDLRQGYGLFSLQPITGKTHQLRLHMSGLGFGLVNDRYYPNLLPEQPDDFSTPLQLLAKEVIFTDPVTGKHHHFESPRTLAWAF from the coding sequence ATGGCGATTTCTCGTTATTGCTCAAAACTGGTTCTGCCCCATGCCCAGCCACCTTACCCTGATCTGGTGGCGTTTCTGGCCGGATATTTCCCTCATGTTACGTACGAGGAATGGGCCAGACGGGTGGACGACGGCAAGGTGCTTGACGCCGATCAACAGCCGCTGGGGCGTGACGGCTATCGCCCCCAACAGGTGATTTATTATTACCGTGAGGTGGAGGAACAGCCGCTGATTCCGTTTGCCGAAACCATCCTGTATCAGGATGATGCGTTGCTGGTAGCGTGCAAACCACATTTTTTGCCGGTGCATCCCGGAGGCCGCTATGTCACGGAAAACCTCGTCTATCGCCTGCGGCTGGCGACGGGAAACGATCAGTTGGCACCGGTGCATCGCATTGATCGTTTTACCGCCGGGTTGGTGTTATTTGCTCAACGCTCCGAAGATCGCGCGCGTTACAATGCCCTGTTCAGCCAGGGAAACATAAAAAAACGCTACGATGCCGTGGCGCATTGCCCTGAGGAACCGCAGCAGCGTCATTGGCAGGTGGCAAATCGCATTGAGCAGGGCGATCCCTGGTTCCGTTGGCAGGTGGTTGCCGGTGACGTGAATGCCCGATCATCCATTGAACTCCTCGACTTGCGCCAGGGCTATGGGTTGTTTTCTCTGCAACCGATCACTGGAAAAACCCACCAGTTACGCCTGCATATGAGTGGGCTGGGGTTTGGCCTGGTCAATGATCGCTACTATCCGAACCTGTTACCGGAACAGCCCGATGATTTTTCAACACCGTTGCAACTGTTGGCTAAAGAGGTCATTTTTACTGACCCGGTGACCGGGAAGCATCATCATTTTGAATCACCACGGACGTTAGCATGGGCGTTTTGA
- a CDS encoding ACP phosphodiesterase: MNYLLHALLSDDDPLVRAGNLLGDFVKGRLTQGRFPDRLLHGLQQHRQLDRFAHDHPAFCRSQDRLDDRFGRYRGIMIDLFYDHFTARDWNDYHPVPLEHFSQSLYHTLQHHQNILPKTFLPLLPRMVEKDWLTSYRDKTVMQRALIHTAGRIRHDNPLAEGYGELERHYSQLREDCRLFIGDARKIFLGDKTRQEALAGVDCTPPL; this comes from the coding sequence GTGAATTACCTGCTGCACGCCCTGCTCAGTGACGATGACCCACTGGTCCGGGCAGGCAACCTGCTGGGCGACTTTGTTAAAGGCCGTCTGACGCAAGGACGTTTTCCCGACAGGCTGTTACACGGGTTGCAGCAACATCGTCAGCTTGACCGCTTCGCCCACGATCATCCGGCATTCTGTCGCAGTCAGGACCGTCTCGACGACCGCTTCGGTCGCTACCGCGGCATCATGATCGACCTGTTTTACGATCATTTTACCGCACGGGACTGGAACGATTACCATCCAGTCCCTCTTGAGCACTTCTCTCAATCCCTCTATCACACGTTGCAACACCATCAGAATATCCTGCCGAAAACCTTTCTGCCCCTCTTGCCACGCATGGTGGAAAAAGACTGGCTCACCAGTTACCGGGATAAAACGGTGATGCAACGCGCTCTGATTCATACCGCCGGAAGAATCCGCCATGACAATCCACTCGCAGAGGGCTACGGTGAACTGGAGAGACATTATTCGCAATTGCGTGAGGATTGTCGCCTGTTTATCGGCGATGCCCGTAAGATATTTTTAGGCGATAAAACCAGACAGGAAGCGCTGGCAGGAGTCGATTGTACGCCACCGTTGTGA
- a CDS encoding peptidoglycan DD-metalloendopeptidase family protein → MATSRRQRKQNTTLLLVLASAVLVVFILSKLTSPSAPTTATDSTLPAPAAFHEPAPEHVIQIQRETICQSVQPGDTITAILGHYFSPQEILVIARQSENVFPLSQLCAGHPYQIEVENESFVSFYYDINRDDQLIIRQEDGEFFIERQPIPYVVDVEQVGGVINSSLFGTVAQLGESSELAAELMNIFAWDIDFIRDIREGDYFTALVEKRYRDGNLAGYGDILAAEFNNQGQSFYAFHYTHGTDSGYYNQDGKSLRKAFLKAPLSYTRISSGYTKRRFHPVLNRWKPHLAIDYAAPTGTPIKAVADGTITQKSYDRNNGNKIRLRHPNDYETTYIHMVRFARGMKKGKRVKQGEVIGYVGSTGIATGPHLDFRVFHHGRPINPLKIKSEPAKPISKANRAEFDQLTVELMQQLTQAKQQLALLPDEETTGDEAKTTL, encoded by the coding sequence ATGGCAACCTCCCGCCGCCAGCGCAAGCAGAATACGACGTTGCTTCTGGTTCTGGCAAGTGCTGTCTTGGTCGTTTTTATCTTATCGAAACTCACGAGTCCTTCCGCTCCCACCACCGCCACTGACAGTACCCTTCCCGCTCCGGCAGCCTTTCATGAACCGGCACCTGAGCACGTTATTCAGATCCAACGGGAGACCATCTGTCAATCGGTACAACCCGGTGACACGATCACTGCTATTCTCGGCCACTATTTTTCCCCGCAGGAGATACTCGTCATCGCCCGCCAGAGTGAAAACGTGTTTCCTCTCAGCCAACTATGCGCCGGTCACCCTTACCAGATTGAGGTGGAAAACGAGAGCTTTGTCAGCTTCTATTACGACATCAATCGTGATGATCAACTGATCATCCGTCAGGAAGATGGTGAATTCTTTATTGAGCGCCAACCCATTCCCTATGTGGTTGATGTCGAACAAGTGGGCGGTGTGATCAACTCAAGTCTGTTCGGAACAGTCGCTCAACTCGGAGAATCTTCAGAGTTGGCCGCAGAGCTGATGAATATCTTTGCCTGGGATATTGACTTTATCCGCGATATCCGTGAAGGCGATTATTTTACCGCCCTGGTGGAAAAACGCTATCGTGATGGCAATCTGGCAGGCTATGGCGATATCCTTGCCGCAGAATTCAACAATCAGGGCCAGAGTTTCTATGCGTTCCATTACACGCATGGCACCGACAGCGGCTACTACAATCAGGACGGAAAAAGCCTGCGCAAAGCGTTTCTCAAGGCACCGCTCTCCTATACCCGCATCTCTTCCGGCTACACGAAACGTCGCTTCCATCCCGTGCTCAATAGATGGAAACCCCATCTGGCCATCGACTATGCCGCGCCAACCGGTACGCCGATTAAGGCTGTGGCCGACGGCACCATCACCCAAAAGAGCTATGACCGCAACAACGGCAACAAGATTCGTCTGCGCCATCCCAACGACTACGAGACCACCTATATCCATATGGTGCGTTTCGCTCGCGGCATGAAAAAAGGCAAACGGGTCAAACAGGGCGAAGTGATCGGCTACGTCGGCAGTACCGGAATTGCCACCGGTCCGCATCTCGACTTCCGGGTCTTTCATCACGGCAGACCGATCAACCCTCTCAAAATCAAGTCGGAACCGGCCAAGCCGATCTCCAAGGCCAACCGGGCTGAATTTGATCAGTTGACCGTCGAATTGATGCAACAGTTGACCCAGGCCAAACAGCAACTGGCCCTGTTACCTGATGAAGAAACCACGGGTGACGAAGCCAAAACCACGCTGTGA
- a CDS encoding M20/M25/M40 family metallo-hydrolase: MINRQRISDEFFRLASICSPSFHEAEIADYLAQRFRELGAEVEMDETAGAIGGEAGNLIARFAAHQSSAPPLLLSAHMDTVSPADGVQPVLENGVFRSAGETVLGADDKSGIAEILEAICVLKEQNLPHPPLEVVITVCEEVGLLGAKHLDVSQLSARFGLVLDTSGVGTVAYKAPCANKLRFLIEGVESHAGLDPEHGISAIQVAAKAISAMKLGRIDEQTTANIGIIQGGQATNIVPRHVQLLGEARSFDEQALQQQTEHMIDCLRQAADASVVEIHGESTQAQLTTEVMADYPLMDVPTDAPVLRRLCAAAERLGQPLEAGSSGGGSDANLFNQYGIQTVNLASGMQKVHSVNEFVLVDDLVSVADLVVAFVQDMAEV, translated from the coding sequence ATGATCAATCGACAGCGTATCAGTGATGAGTTTTTTCGTCTGGCTTCTATCTGCAGTCCGTCGTTCCACGAAGCGGAAATTGCTGATTATCTGGCTCAGCGCTTTCGCGAATTGGGCGCCGAGGTGGAGATGGATGAAACGGCTGGCGCCATTGGCGGTGAGGCGGGTAATCTGATTGCCCGTTTTGCTGCGCATCAGTCGTCGGCACCTCCGTTGTTATTGTCTGCGCACATGGATACCGTATCGCCGGCAGACGGGGTGCAGCCGGTGCTTGAAAACGGTGTGTTTCGCAGTGCCGGTGAGACTGTTCTCGGGGCCGACGATAAGTCGGGCATTGCCGAGATTCTTGAGGCAATCTGTGTTCTCAAGGAACAGAATCTGCCCCATCCGCCGCTGGAAGTGGTGATCACGGTGTGTGAAGAGGTTGGCCTGCTTGGCGCCAAGCATCTCGATGTGTCACAGCTCAGCGCACGCTTCGGATTGGTGTTGGATACCTCCGGTGTCGGTACGGTTGCCTACAAAGCGCCCTGTGCCAACAAACTGCGTTTTCTTATTGAAGGGGTGGAGTCTCATGCCGGTCTCGACCCGGAGCACGGTATTTCAGCTATCCAGGTGGCGGCCAAGGCGATCTCGGCCATGAAACTGGGGCGCATTGACGAGCAGACCACGGCCAATATCGGCATCATCCAGGGCGGTCAGGCGACCAATATCGTACCGCGCCATGTTCAGTTGCTTGGTGAAGCGCGCAGCTTTGATGAGCAGGCGTTGCAACAACAGACCGAGCATATGATCGATTGTCTGCGTCAGGCGGCCGATGCCAGTGTGGTGGAGATCCACGGTGAATCGACCCAAGCGCAGTTGACTACAGAAGTGATGGCCGATTATCCGTTGATGGATGTTCCGACGGATGCACCGGTGTTGCGGCGCCTGTGTGCGGCCGCAGAACGACTCGGCCAACCGCTGGAAGCGGGCAGCTCAGGGGGAGGCAGCGATGCCAACCTGTTCAATCAATACGGTATTCAGACTGTTAATTTGGCCAGTGGCATGCAGAAGGTGCACTCGGTCAATGAATTTGTCCTCGTCGATGATCTGGTGAGCGTGGCAGATCTGGTCGTGGCGTTTGTCCAAGACATGGCAGAAGTGTGA
- a CDS encoding aminotransferase → MKRSSRLDAVTFPPITEVKGWLAGRDFPADKPLVDLCQAIPDYPPHDDLVAHVQQRMGAAECAVYSPDEGLLETRESVSRWYQRRCGHGPTPAQLCLTIGASQAFWLTLLLLCEDGDEVIVQLPAYFDHPMGMEALGIVPRYVPFDAEPEAFAEAVNARTRAILMVTPSNPTGAILSPKKIDALYELACRHDIALVLDETYHAFVPSGQAPHTLFSRSDWPQNLIHFASFGKTFALTGYRAGCLVADESLIRQALKVQDSMVVCQPRVTQYAVAYGCDNLDDWVAENNHTMQQRHDLFCRLFAEQNAFDLCASGAFFAWVRHPWPQMSGRQAARRLVDHAHVACLPGEVFGPGLEGYLRLAFGNVRLEQIPMAVDRFKQVDSTL, encoded by the coding sequence ATGAAGCGGTCCTCTCGCCTTGATGCTGTGACGTTTCCACCGATCACTGAGGTGAAAGGGTGGCTGGCTGGTCGTGATTTTCCAGCGGACAAGCCACTGGTTGATCTGTGTCAGGCGATTCCCGATTATCCGCCGCATGATGACCTTGTCGCTCATGTTCAGCAACGTATGGGCGCAGCGGAATGTGCTGTCTATTCACCGGATGAGGGCTTACTTGAAACGCGCGAAAGTGTCAGCCGCTGGTATCAGCGTCGCTGTGGGCACGGACCGACACCGGCGCAGTTGTGTCTGACCATTGGCGCCAGTCAGGCGTTCTGGCTTACTCTGCTGTTGCTGTGCGAGGACGGGGATGAAGTGATTGTTCAACTTCCGGCCTATTTTGATCATCCCATGGGCATGGAAGCGTTGGGGATCGTGCCGCGCTATGTTCCTTTTGATGCCGAACCTGAAGCGTTTGCAGAGGCTGTCAATGCACGGACCCGGGCAATTCTCATGGTCACGCCAAGCAATCCGACTGGGGCGATTCTCAGCCCGAAAAAAATAGATGCATTGTACGAACTGGCCTGCCGGCATGATATTGCTCTGGTGCTCGATGAAACCTACCATGCCTTTGTGCCGTCGGGACAAGCGCCACATACGTTGTTTTCACGCTCCGATTGGCCGCAGAACCTGATCCATTTTGCCTCGTTCGGCAAAACCTTTGCTCTGACCGGTTATCGTGCCGGGTGTCTGGTGGCTGATGAATCGCTGATTCGTCAGGCTTTAAAGGTGCAGGACAGCATGGTGGTATGCCAACCACGGGTCACGCAATATGCCGTGGCCTATGGTTGTGACAACCTGGATGACTGGGTGGCCGAGAACAATCATACGATGCAACAACGCCATGATCTGTTCTGCCGGCTGTTTGCGGAGCAGAACGCCTTTGACCTTTGTGCCAGTGGCGCCTTTTTCGCCTGGGTGCGTCATCCCTGGCCGCAGATGTCGGGACGTCAGGCGGCGCGGCGATTGGTGGATCATGCTCATGTCGCCTGCTTGCCGGGTGAGGTGTTTGGTCCAGGACTGGAAGGGTATCTGCGTCTGGCTTTTGGCAATGTCCGCCTTGAACAGATTCCCATGGCTGTCGATCGCTTCAAACAGGTTGATTCTACGTTATAA
- a CDS encoding c-type cytochrome yields MPRAFILACCLVMASLSMVWAEAEPIPFAAPEENSIPAGPDGDLIRRGLLILTDTPRQLPDLVHSRLRCSNCHLKAGTVAYAAPWVGVTTRYPRYSRRSAGDVSLPQRIQGCFRRSLNSEAPAVDSEPMQAIVAYMTWLSEEISEGYRLEGWGFPRLAEMPPADRQRGEQLFVQRCAVCHGKEGQGRLDETPQRYPYGFPPLWGKDSFNIAAGMARLHKAAAFIQRNMPFSSGGILTIQQAYDLADFVIHQPREDYPPKVHDWPEGGKPSDARY; encoded by the coding sequence ATGCCCCGAGCTTTTATCCTCGCCTGTTGTCTGGTTATGGCTTCGTTGTCCATGGTCTGGGCCGAAGCGGAACCCATTCCCTTTGCTGCTCCTGAAGAAAACTCAATTCCCGCCGGTCCCGATGGCGATCTGATTCGCCGTGGTCTTTTGATTCTCACCGATACTCCGCGTCAACTTCCCGATCTTGTTCACAGCCGCCTGCGTTGCAGCAATTGTCATCTCAAGGCCGGGACTGTTGCCTATGCCGCACCCTGGGTGGGGGTGACGACTCGGTATCCTCGCTATAGTCGCCGTTCTGCCGGTGATGTGTCGCTGCCGCAACGGATTCAGGGGTGTTTTCGCCGAAGTCTTAACAGTGAGGCTCCGGCAGTGGACAGCGAACCGATGCAGGCGATTGTCGCCTATATGACCTGGCTGTCTGAAGAGATATCAGAGGGGTATCGACTCGAAGGGTGGGGCTTCCCCCGTTTGGCTGAAATGCCGCCCGCAGACCGCCAGCGCGGTGAGCAGTTGTTTGTGCAGCGCTGTGCCGTTTGTCACGGCAAAGAGGGGCAGGGACGCCTTGATGAGACCCCTCAGCGCTATCCTTACGGTTTTCCCCCTCTGTGGGGCAAAGATTCCTTTAACATTGCCGCCGGGATGGCGCGGTTACACAAAGCCGCTGCGTTTATTCAGCGCAATATGCCGTTTTCTTCCGGGGGGATTCTGACCATTCAGCAAGCCTATGATCTTGCTGATTTTGTCATCCATCAGCCGCGGGAGGATTATCCGCCGAAAGTTCATGATTGGCCTGAAGGAGGAAAACCAAGCGATGCCCGTTATTAA